A portion of the Nitrospira defluvii genome contains these proteins:
- a CDS encoding HlyD family secretion protein: MIEWNRRWLAGIGFIGVVAGLGFLAWHYVQPSTLGEGFASGNGRIEAVEIDIAAKMPGRIKDILVNEGDFVTAGQIVAHMDTDVLESQRREAEAQFQQAQSAVERARSLVAQREAEKTAALAVVAQRETELRLAQKRQARSEPLASDQAIALQELDDARAAAKGAQAAVGAAKAQVAAADAAIATARSQVLEAAAVVEAARATIERLQADINDSALKTPRDGRVQHRIAQPHEVIGAGGKVLNLLDLADVYMTFFLPTAAAGRVSIGSEVRLVLDAVPQYVIPAKASFVADAAQFTPKTVETASEREKLMFRVKAQIDPELLKKHIHQVKTGLPGMAYVRLNARAEWPAALQVKLPQ, translated from the coding sequence ATGATCGAGTGGAATCGGCGATGGCTCGCGGGGATCGGATTCATTGGGGTTGTGGCGGGACTCGGTTTTCTGGCTTGGCACTATGTCCAGCCGAGCACACTCGGTGAGGGATTTGCCTCTGGCAACGGCCGCATCGAGGCGGTGGAGATCGACATCGCCGCCAAGATGCCCGGGCGCATCAAGGACATTCTCGTCAACGAGGGCGACTTCGTCACAGCCGGGCAGATCGTCGCGCATATGGACACGGATGTGCTTGAGTCCCAACGCCGAGAGGCGGAGGCGCAGTTTCAACAGGCGCAGAGTGCCGTGGAACGGGCCCGTAGTCTGGTGGCGCAGCGCGAGGCCGAGAAAACCGCGGCCCTGGCTGTGGTGGCGCAGCGTGAAACCGAGCTGAGGCTGGCGCAAAAGCGCCAGGCGCGCTCCGAACCACTCGCGTCCGATCAGGCCATCGCCCTTCAGGAACTAGACGACGCGCGCGCCGCGGCCAAGGGCGCGCAGGCGGCGGTCGGCGCGGCGAAGGCGCAGGTGGCGGCGGCGGACGCCGCGATCGCGACGGCCCGATCCCAGGTGCTGGAGGCAGCAGCCGTCGTCGAGGCGGCTCGGGCGACTATCGAGCGACTTCAGGCCGACATCAACGACAGTGCGCTGAAGACGCCCCGGGACGGCCGTGTGCAGCATCGCATCGCCCAGCCCCACGAGGTGATCGGCGCCGGCGGCAAGGTGCTCAACCTCCTTGATCTGGCCGATGTCTACATGACCTTCTTCCTCCCCACCGCCGCCGCCGGCCGGGTCTCGATCGGTTCCGAGGTGCGGTTGGTGCTTGATGCCGTGCCTCAGTACGTGATCCCCGCGAAAGCGTCGTTTGTCGCCGATGCCGCCCAGTTCACGCCCAAGACGGTTGAAACTGCCAGTGAGCGAGAGAAACTCATGTTCCGGGTCAAAGCCCAGATCGACCCGGAACTCCTCAAGAAACATATCCATCAGGTCAAGACCGGCTTGCCTGGGATGGCCTACGTCCGTCTCAATGCACGGGCCGAGTGGCCTGCCGCGCTGCAAGTCAAGCTGCCGCAATGA
- the rbbA gene encoding ribosome-associated ATPase/putative transporter RbbA: protein MSYDQPAPVSTLEEAPVVRVRDVSLRYGKRLALDAISLDVPAGKMVGLIGPDGVGKSSLFSLISGARAIQVGRIDVLGGDMAEPRHRLAVCPRIAYMPQGLGKNLYPTLSVFENIDFFGRLFGHHEIERAQRIEDLVDSTGLAPFRERPAGKLSGGMKQKLGLCCALIHDPDVLILDEPTTGVDPLSRRQFWELVERIRTGRPGMSVLMSTAYMEEAARLDWLVAMDAGRVLATGSPDELLARSGTASLEEAFIALLPEEERRGHRKVVTPPRTGDDGDIAIEAKDLTMRFGDFVAVDHVSFRIERGEIFGFLGSNGCGKTTTMKMLTGLLPASEGRAWLFGKAVDPKDLTARQRVGYMSQSFSLYSELTVRQNLALHARLFHVPEQEIGDRVEAMAERFDLDDVIDTRPDALPLGQRQRLSLAVAMIHRPEMLILDEPTSGVDPIARDAFWQIMIDLARRDKVTIFISTHFMNEAERCDRISLMHAGRVLVTGSPVALTEQRGARSLDDAFVDLLEEVVAQDKAKEPSLPADPVPSQIPVRSAPPAAAPIGHKKRRGFDLGRLFSYTRVEALGLRRDPIRATLALLGNIMLMFIVGYGINMDVEDLTFAVLDRDQTTVSRDYALNLAGSRYFIEHAPISDYAELDRRMRSGELSLALEIPPGFARDLGRGDRVEIGAWIDGAMPQRAETVQGYVRGIHAHWLADAASRRLGQNLSAGLVNIETRFRYNPDVKSLVAMVPGMIPILLMLIPAMLTALSVVRDKEMGSIVNLYVTPVTRLEFLLGKQLPYILLAMLNFLLLVALAVTLFGVRMTGSFLALSTAALLYVISATAVGLLISAFMRSQIAAIFGTAILTILPATQFSGLIDPVSSLEGIGALIGRLYPTTHFLTISRGTFSKALGFEELQPALLSLALAVPVLMGLCVALLKKQEA, encoded by the coding sequence ATGAGCTACGATCAGCCAGCCCCCGTGTCGACATTGGAAGAAGCGCCGGTCGTACGCGTGCGCGACGTCAGTCTGCGTTATGGGAAGCGGCTCGCCCTGGACGCGATCAGCCTCGATGTGCCGGCGGGGAAAATGGTCGGCCTGATCGGACCGGACGGCGTGGGGAAGTCGAGCCTGTTCTCGTTGATTTCCGGAGCCCGCGCGATCCAGGTGGGCCGAATTGACGTGCTCGGCGGGGACATGGCCGAACCGCGCCACCGCCTGGCGGTCTGCCCGCGTATCGCTTACATGCCGCAGGGTCTGGGGAAGAACCTCTATCCGACGCTTTCCGTATTCGAAAACATCGACTTCTTCGGTCGGCTCTTCGGCCACCACGAGATCGAGCGGGCCCAACGCATCGAGGACCTCGTCGACAGCACTGGCCTGGCTCCGTTCCGCGAGCGGCCGGCCGGCAAGCTTTCCGGCGGGATGAAGCAAAAGCTCGGACTCTGCTGCGCGTTGATTCACGATCCGGATGTGCTCATCCTCGACGAGCCGACCACAGGGGTCGATCCCCTGTCGCGGCGCCAGTTCTGGGAATTGGTCGAGCGCATCCGCACCGGCCGGCCTGGCATGAGCGTGCTCATGTCCACGGCCTATATGGAGGAGGCCGCCCGGCTCGACTGGTTGGTGGCGATGGATGCCGGCCGCGTGCTGGCTACCGGTTCACCCGATGAGTTACTCGCGCGCAGCGGGACCGCCTCTCTCGAGGAAGCCTTTATTGCGCTGCTGCCGGAGGAAGAGCGACGCGGCCACCGGAAAGTCGTGACCCCGCCCCGCACCGGCGACGACGGCGATATCGCAATCGAAGCCAAGGACCTGACGATGCGCTTCGGCGACTTCGTTGCGGTCGATCATGTGAGCTTTCGTATCGAACGAGGGGAAATCTTCGGCTTTCTCGGCTCGAACGGGTGCGGCAAGACCACTACCATGAAAATGCTGACGGGCCTGCTGCCGGCCAGCGAGGGACGGGCCTGGTTATTCGGGAAGGCGGTGGACCCGAAAGATCTCACAGCCAGGCAACGCGTCGGCTATATGTCGCAATCCTTTTCGCTGTATTCGGAGCTGACGGTGCGTCAGAATCTGGCGCTGCATGCCCGGCTGTTCCATGTGCCCGAACAGGAGATCGGCGACAGAGTTGAAGCTATGGCCGAACGGTTCGATCTGGACGACGTGATCGACACAAGGCCGGACGCCTTGCCGCTCGGCCAGCGCCAGCGCCTGTCTCTGGCAGTAGCGATGATCCATCGGCCGGAGATGCTGATCCTCGACGAACCCACGTCCGGCGTCGACCCGATCGCCCGCGATGCCTTCTGGCAAATTATGATCGACCTCGCGCGCCGGGACAAAGTCACCATTTTCATCTCGACTCATTTTATGAACGAGGCGGAGCGTTGTGACCGCATTTCGCTGATGCATGCGGGCCGAGTGCTCGTCACCGGCTCGCCTGTCGCACTGACGGAGCAGCGCGGGGCGAGGAGCTTGGATGATGCGTTCGTCGACTTACTGGAAGAGGTTGTGGCGCAGGACAAGGCGAAGGAGCCGTCATTGCCCGCAGACCCGGTGCCGTCTCAGATCCCTGTCCGCTCTGCTCCTCCGGCAGCAGCCCCGATCGGTCACAAAAAGAGGCGGGGGTTCGATCTCGGCCGCCTGTTCAGCTATACCCGTGTCGAGGCCCTCGGGTTGCGACGGGATCCCATCCGCGCCACGCTGGCGCTCCTCGGCAACATCATGCTGATGTTCATCGTCGGGTACGGCATCAACATGGATGTCGAGGATCTGACCTTTGCCGTGCTCGACCGTGACCAGACGACCGTCAGTCGCGACTATGCGCTGAACCTTGCCGGCTCTCGTTATTTCATCGAGCACGCGCCCATTTCCGACTACGCCGAATTGGACCGGCGCATGCGGAGCGGAGAGTTGAGCCTCGCGCTCGAAATCCCTCCCGGCTTTGCCCGCGATCTGGGCCGAGGCGATCGGGTGGAGATCGGCGCCTGGATCGACGGGGCCATGCCGCAACGCGCCGAAACCGTGCAGGGCTATGTCCGAGGCATCCACGCCCATTGGCTGGCTGACGCGGCTTCACGCCGGCTCGGGCAGAACCTGTCCGCCGGGTTGGTCAACATCGAGACCCGCTTTCGCTACAACCCTGACGTCAAGAGCCTGGTGGCGATGGTGCCGGGGATGATTCCGATTCTGTTGATGCTGATCCCGGCGATGCTCACTGCGCTCTCCGTCGTCCGGGACAAGGAGATGGGCTCGATCGTGAACCTCTATGTGACGCCGGTGACCAGGCTGGAGTTCCTGCTGGGCAAGCAACTGCCCTACATCCTGCTGGCCATGCTCAACTTCCTGCTGTTGGTCGCGCTCGCGGTCACTCTGTTCGGTGTACGGATGACCGGAAGCTTTCTCGCCCTGTCGACGGCGGCGCTGCTCTATGTCATCTCCGCCACCGCCGTGGGACTCTTGATTTCCGCCTTTATGCGCAGCCAGATTGCCGCCATCTTCGGCACCGCGATACTGACCATCCTCCCGGCGACACAGTTCTCCGGCCTGATCGATCCGGTCTCTTCGCTGGAGGGAATTGGCGCCCTCATCGGACGTCTCTATCCGACGACCCATTTTTTGACCATCTCCCGCGGGACGTTTTCCAAGGCGTTGGGATTCGAGGAGTTGCAGCCTGCTCTGCTGTCATTGGCGCTGGCTGTGCCGGTCTTGATGGGCCTCTGCGTCGCTCTTTTAAAAAAACAGGAGGCCTGA
- a CDS encoding ABC transporter permease has product MRAANILHLGIKELRSLARDSRLLILIAYSFSLAIYVGATAMPEALNKAPIAIVDEDRSPLSTRIVGAFYPPHFLVPTLIPQAGMDEGMDAGLFTFALNIPPDFQRDLLAGRVPTIQLNVDATRMSQAFVGSGYIQTIISDEANEFARRSRGGAAPPVDLALRARFNPSLTQTWFGAVMQVINNVTMLSLVLTGAALIRERERGTVEHLLVMPVTPLEIMTSKVWPMALVVLAACAFSLLFIVQGLLAMPIEGSLALFFAGAAVHLFATTSLGIFLATVARSMPQFGLLLILVLLPLQMLSGGATPRESMPEVVQTVMLVAPTTHFVMLAQAVLYRGAGLDVVWPQLLSLTVIGACFFGIALGRLRKTIGQMA; this is encoded by the coding sequence TTGCGCGCCGCCAATATCCTGCATCTTGGAATCAAAGAGTTGCGCAGTCTGGCCCGTGACTCGAGACTGCTGATCCTGATCGCCTACTCCTTCTCGCTTGCCATCTATGTCGGGGCGACGGCGATGCCGGAAGCACTCAACAAGGCGCCGATCGCCATTGTCGACGAGGATCGGTCGCCGCTTTCGACGCGAATCGTCGGCGCGTTTTATCCCCCGCACTTCCTTGTGCCGACGTTGATTCCGCAGGCCGGCATGGACGAAGGCATGGACGCCGGCCTGTTTACCTTCGCGCTCAACATTCCGCCGGATTTCCAGCGCGACCTGCTGGCTGGTCGGGTACCGACGATCCAACTCAACGTCGATGCCACCCGCATGAGCCAGGCCTTTGTCGGCAGCGGTTATATCCAGACCATCATCAGCGACGAAGCGAACGAGTTCGCCCGGCGCTCTCGCGGAGGTGCCGCGCCACCGGTGGATCTGGCGCTCCGCGCCCGCTTCAATCCCTCGCTGACCCAAACCTGGTTCGGTGCGGTGATGCAGGTCATCAACAACGTCACCATGCTGTCGCTCGTCCTTACCGGTGCCGCGCTGATCCGGGAGCGTGAGCGCGGCACCGTCGAGCATCTGTTGGTCATGCCGGTCACGCCGTTGGAGATCATGACCAGTAAGGTCTGGCCGATGGCCTTGGTCGTCCTCGCCGCCTGTGCCTTCTCACTCCTGTTCATCGTGCAGGGATTACTGGCGATGCCGATCGAGGGATCGCTCGCCCTGTTCTTCGCCGGCGCGGCCGTGCATCTGTTCGCCACCACGTCGCTGGGGATCTTCTTGGCCACGGTCGCGCGCTCGATGCCCCAGTTCGGCCTGTTGCTGATCTTGGTGCTGTTGCCTCTGCAGATGTTGTCCGGCGGGGCCACGCCCCGCGAGAGCATGCCGGAGGTTGTGCAGACCGTGATGCTGGTCGCCCCCACCACCCATTTCGTCATGCTGGCGCAAGCGGTGTTGTACCGCGGGGCCGGCCTGGATGTGGTATGGCCCCAACTCCTCAGCCTCACGGTGATTGGTGCGTGTTTCTTCGGTATCGCGTTGGGGCGACTCCGGAAAACCATTGGGCAGATGGCGTGA
- a CDS encoding NAD(P)/FAD-dependent oxidoreductase, translated as MSTGPHCPKVVIVGGGFGGLYAAKGLSNEAVAVTLIDRKNHHTFQPLLYQVALGVLSPGEIASSLRRILQPARNLHTILGEVVGIDVAARNVQLNDGAVVAYDYLILAAGARHAYFGHDEWEADAPGLKTIEDAVEIRSRLLLAFERAEQKAQLTGRDEPLSFAVIGGGPTGVELAGAIADLARLALAKDFKAIDTMQARVCLYEGASRILGTYSEDSSRKAAEQLEQLGVEVCTDSLVRAVEPGRIRVGDEWIATDVTIWATGVAPSPLAKTLGVATDRSGRVPIEQDLSVLGHREVFVIGDMAALVDANGRPVPGLAAAALQQGQQAARNILNDLQRRPREPFRYVDRGSMATIGHHRAVAEFGRWHLSGIPAWLLWSVVHVFLLIGFRNRIAVMLQWIWAYATRNGSSPLITDFQRTEAKRAFPATRRL; from the coding sequence ATGAGCACAGGACCGCACTGTCCGAAAGTCGTCATCGTCGGCGGGGGGTTCGGAGGGCTCTATGCGGCCAAAGGCCTGTCGAATGAGGCGGTGGCCGTCACCCTGATCGACCGCAAGAACCATCACACCTTTCAACCCCTGCTCTATCAGGTGGCGCTGGGCGTGCTGTCTCCCGGCGAAATCGCCTCCTCGCTGCGCCGCATCCTGCAGCCTGCGCGCAATCTGCACACCATCCTGGGCGAGGTCGTTGGGATCGACGTCGCCGCCCGCAACGTGCAACTCAACGACGGCGCGGTGGTGGCCTATGACTATCTCATTCTCGCCGCCGGAGCCCGCCATGCCTACTTCGGCCATGACGAATGGGAGGCCGATGCACCGGGCCTGAAGACGATCGAAGACGCGGTCGAAATCCGAAGCCGTTTGCTCCTGGCGTTCGAGCGGGCGGAACAGAAGGCGCAGCTCACGGGACGGGACGAGCCGTTGAGTTTTGCCGTCATCGGCGGGGGGCCGACCGGTGTGGAATTGGCCGGAGCCATCGCCGACCTCGCGCGGTTGGCGCTGGCCAAGGATTTCAAGGCCATCGACACGATGCAGGCACGTGTCTGCCTATACGAGGGCGCCTCACGCATTCTCGGGACCTATTCGGAAGACTCGTCGCGCAAGGCTGCCGAACAACTGGAGCAGCTGGGCGTCGAAGTCTGCACCGACAGCCTCGTGCGAGCCGTGGAACCGGGTCGGATCCGGGTAGGAGACGAGTGGATTGCCACGGACGTGACGATTTGGGCGACCGGGGTTGCGCCCTCCCCGCTCGCGAAGACACTGGGAGTAGCCACGGATCGTTCGGGGCGGGTGCCCATCGAGCAGGACCTCAGCGTGCTGGGCCATCGCGAAGTTTTCGTCATCGGTGACATGGCGGCCCTCGTCGATGCGAACGGCAGGCCGGTGCCGGGCTTGGCTGCTGCGGCTTTGCAGCAGGGGCAACAGGCGGCGCGCAACATCCTGAACGATTTACAGAGACGGCCACGCGAACCATTTCGGTACGTGGATCGGGGCAGCATGGCGACGATCGGCCACCACCGTGCGGTGGCGGAGTTTGGTCGATGGCACCTCTCCGGCATACCGGCCTGGTTGCTCTGGTCGGTGGTGCACGTGTTCTTGTTGATTGGTTTCCGCAATCGCATCGCCGTGATGCTGCAGTGGATCTGGGCTTATGCCACGCGCAACGGCAGCAGTCCCCTCATCACTGACTTTCAGCGGACGGAGGCCAAGCGCGCCTTCCCCGCTACGCGCAGGCTTTGA